One genomic segment of Acanthopagrus latus isolate v.2019 chromosome 14, fAcaLat1.1, whole genome shotgun sequence includes these proteins:
- the crebl2 gene encoding cAMP-responsive element-binding protein-like 2 → MDDNKMVAGKVKKPGKRGRKPAKIDLKAKLERSRQSARECRARKKLRYQYLEELVSSKERAICALREELEMYKQWCSAMDQGKIPSEIKALLTGDDQKLPQGGSSTKTSKNSKNSISSNGQG, encoded by the exons ATGGATGATAACAAG atggTGGCTGGTAAAGTGAAGAAACCTGGCAAACGAGGACGCAAACCTGCAAAAATCGACCTGAAGGCCAAACTGGAGCGAAGCCGTCAGAGCGCGAGGGAGTGCCGGGCGAGGAAGAAGCTGAGGTACCAGTACCTGGAGGAACTGGTGTCCAGTAAGGAGAGAGCCATCTGTGCCCTGcgggaggagctggagatg TACAAGCAGTGGTGTTCGGCCATGGATCAGGGGAAGATCCCCTCTGAGATTAAAGCTCTGCTCACCGGAGACGACCAGAAGCTGCCTCAAGGTGGCAGCAGCACCAAGACGTCCAAGAACAGCAAgaacagcatcagcagcaacGGTCAGGGCTGA
- the gpr19 gene encoding probable G-protein coupled receptor 19: MVYARSSNTVGVNPSLYSPSFMYQMSFNYSERVNSTVLATSPTTPPCSLEGSSSGQPNRTSVSYELTSGEVAVLGLVFGVLWLVSILGNALVCLVIHRSRRTQSTTNYFVVSMACADLLMSLGCAPFILLQVASGRWPLSAAACKAVRYLQHLCPGVQVYVLLSISVDRFYTIVYPLSFKVSREKAKKMILASWLFDAAFVSPCLFFYGSTSTGSSHCDFFLSDTWGSIAYAAIHLLFGFLVPVAVIMSFYQRVIRYIWRIGADGHTVRRTMNIVPRTKVKTIKMFLMLNSVFFLTWTPFFIAQLWHPRESDGPSRQGLLFFTAIAWISFSSTASKPTLYSVYNANFRRGMRETFCMSSMKCYRSNAYTITASSRMAKKNYVGVVDIPVQAKTVTKDSVYDTFDREAKEKKVAWPTNANPPNTFV, translated from the coding sequence ATGGTGTATGCCCGGTCATCGAACACAGTTGGTGTCAATCCCTCCCTTTACTCTCCATCTTTCATGTATCAGATGTCATTTAACTACTCCGAGAGGGTAAACTCGACTGTCCTGGCAACCTCACCTACAACCCCCCCCTGCAGCCTCGAGGGCTCGTCCTCTGGCCAGCCCAACAGGACCTCCGTCTCCTATGAGCTGACTTCCGGGGAGGTCGCTGTCCTGGGTTTGGTGTTTGGAGTTCTCTGGCTGGTCTCCATCCTGGGAAATGCCCTCGTCTGCCTGGTCATCCACCGGAGCCGGCGGACTCAGTCCACCACCAACTACTTTGTGGTGTCTATGGCCTGTGCAGACCTGCTCATGAGCCTGGGTTGTGCCCCCTTCATTCTGTTGCAGGTTGCATCAGGACGATGGCCGCTGAGCGCCGCCGCCTGCAAGGCTGTTCGCTACCTGCAGCACCTCTGTCCAGGTGTGCAGGTCTATGTCCTGCTTTCCATCTCTGTAGACCGCTTCTACACAATCGTCTACCCCCTTAGCTTCAAGGTGTCCAGAGAGAAAGCGAAGAAGATGATCCTGGCATCGTGGCTGTTTGATGCAGCCTTCGTGTCACCCTGCCTCTTCTTCTATGGTTCCACCTCTACAGGCAGCAGCCATTGTGACTTTTTCCTTTCCGACACCTGGGGCAGTATAGCTTATGCTGCCATCCACCTCCTGTTTGGTTTTTTGGTCCCAGTGGCGGTGATCATGTCGTTCTACCAGCGGGTGATACGTTACATCTGGAGGATCGGTGCTGATGGCCACACGGTGCGCCGGACAATGAACATCGTTCCACGGACTAAAGTCAAGACCATCAAGATGTTCCTCATGCTCAATTCAGTTTTCTTCCTCACCTGGACACCCTTCTTCATCGCCCAACTGTGGCACCCCAGGGAGTCTGATGGACCCAGCAGGCAGGGGCTGCTGTTCTTTACAGCCATCGCATGGATCTCCTTCAGCTCCACAGCGTCCAAGCCAACCCTGTACTCTGTCTACAACGCAAACTTCAGAAGGGGCATGAGGGAAACATTCTGCATGTCATCCATGAAATGCTACCGCAGTAATGCGTACACCATCACTGCGAGCTCTCGGATGGCCAAAAAGAACTATGTTGGGGTGGTGGACATCCCAGTGCAAGCAAAGACGGTCACCAAGGACTCAGTGTATGATACATTTGACCgtgaagcaaaagaaaagaaggtaGCCTGGCCAACTAACGCCAACCCTCCAAACACGTTTGTCTGA